The sequence below is a genomic window from Desulfomicrobium macestii.
GGCTGATTCCGCAGATGCCGATGTTCAGTTGGAATATTACAAAAAGATTGAAGAGCTGCGGACGATGCAGGATGAGGCAAACCAAAAGCTCGATGAACTAAAAAAAGCCAGCGATGACGCATGGGAAGATCTCAAGGCTGGCGTCGACAACGCATGGGA
It includes:
- a CDS encoding sll1863 family stress response protein, which codes for MSMKDAYVKKLQSKLDEWNAEIDKLKAKADSADADVQLEYYKKIEELRTMQDEANQKLDELKKASDDAWEDLKAGVDNAWDSLSSSFKSAASHFRR